The Macaca fascicularis isolate 582-1 chromosome 1, T2T-MFA8v1.1 genome includes a window with the following:
- the SRM gene encoding spermidine synthase — MEPGPDGPAASGPAAIREGWFRETCSLWPGQALSLQVEQLLHHRRSRYQDILVFRSKTYGNVLVLDGVIQCTERDEFSYQEMIANLPLCSHPNPRKVLIIGGGDGGVLREVVKHPSVESVVQCEIDEDVIQVSKKFLPGMAIGYSSSKLTLHVGDGFEFMKQNQDAFDVIITDSSDPMGPAESLFKESYYQLMKTALKEDGVLCCQGECQWLHLDLIKEMRQFCQSLFPVVAYAYCTIPTYPSGQIGFMLCSKNPSTNFQEPVQPLTQQQVAQMQLKYYNSDVHRAAFVLPEFARKALNDVS; from the exons ATGGAGCCCGGCCCCGATGGCCCCGCTGCATCCGGCCCCGCCGCCATCCGCGAGGGCTGGTTCCGCGAGACCTGCAGTCTGTGGCCCGGCCAGGCCCTGTCGCTGCAGGTGGAGCAGCTGCTCCACCACCGGCGCTCGCGCTACCAGGACATCCTAGTCTTCCGCAG TAAGACCTATGGCAACGTGCTGGTGTTGGACGGTGTCATCCAGTGCACGGAGAGGGACGAGTTCTCCTACCAGGAGATGATCGCCAACCTGCCTCTCTGCAGCCACCCCAACCCGCGAAAG GTGCTGATCATCGGGGGCGGAGATGGAGGTGTCCTGCGTGAGGTGGTGAAGCACCCCTCCGTGGAGTCTGTGGTCCAGTGTGAGATAGACGAG gATGTCATCCAAGTCTCCAAGAAGTTCCTGCCAGGCATGGCCATTGGCTACTCTAGCTCGAAGCTGACCCTACATGTGGGTGACGGTTTTGAGTTCATGAAACAGAATCAGGATGCCTTCGATGTGATCATCACTGACTCCTCAGACCCTATGG GCCCCGCCGAAAGTCTCTTCAAGGAGTCTTATTACCAGCTTATGAAGACGGCCCTCAAGGAAGATGGTGTCCTCTGCTGCCAGG GCGAGTGCCAGTGGCTGCACCTGGACCTCATCAAGGAGATGCGGCAGTTCTGCCAGTCCCTGTTCCCCGTGGTGGCCTACGCCTACTGCACCATCCCCACCTACCCCAGCGGCCAGATCGGCTTCATGCTGTGCAGCAAGAACCCG AGCACCAACTTCCAGGAGCCGGTGCAGCCGCTGACGCAGCAGCAGGTGGCACAGATGCAGCTGAAGTACTACAACTCCGACGTGCACCGCGCCGCCTTCGTGCTGCCCGAGTTTGCCCGCAAG GCCCTGAATGACGTGAGCTGA